The following is a genomic window from Polaribacter atrinae.
CTGTTTGAATTAACTTATAAATATGCTTTGTCTTTGCATCAATCGCTAATTCTACTTTTACAATATCAGATGCGCTATCTATTGGGCTTAAGGTAACTAATTGTATATTTCTACCTTTTAAGTTTTTTAAATCTCCCATTTCAAAATTATAACCTTCTTTGTAAAAAGTTAATAATTTAGAAGGATAAATAAAACCGTCATCACCACTCATATCTCCATCTGTAACTGTAATTTCTTTTTCGTCATTATTAATTACATATAATTTTTTACCATCAAAAATAAATTGATTCCCTAAGTAATTAAGGCTGTATTTTTCTCCGGATAACGTGATTTTCCCTCTAATTGGTGGCTCATCACCTTCCATTATACCTGCGTCTTCATTACTTAAGGTTTGACTAAAACTTATAGACATATTTTTATAAGCTCCCATTGTTGTAGAAACTTCATCTAAAAGAGATTTTGCTTTTTCTGCATTTTGTGAAAAAGTGATCGTTGTTAAAAATAAACTTAAAAATAAAATTGTTATTTTTTTCATAATTATAATTCTTGTCATCTCGATTTCTGTAGAGATACTATTGGTTTTTTTCGTTTTCTAATAATTGTTCTAGGGCTATAAAATCTGGAACTAAAACTTGTCTTGCTTTACTACCTTCAAAACCACCAACAATACCAGCAGCTTCTAACTGATCTATTAATCTACCAGCTCTATTATAACCTAATTTTAATTTTCTTTGCAATAGAGATGCAGATCCTTGTTGTGCTGTAACAATAATTTCTGCAGCATCTTTAAAGAGTTTGTCTCTATCGGAAATATCTATATCAAGACTCGTGCCACTCTCATCATCTACATACTCTGGTAATTGATATGCTTCTGCATAGGCTTTTTGAGAACCAATAAAATCTGTAATTTTTTCTACTTCTGGTGTGTCTACAAAGGCACATTGTATTCTGCTAAGGTTGTTACCTGCAGTGTACAATAAATCTCCACGTCCTATTAATTGATCTGCACCACCAGCATCTAATATCGTTCTAGAGTCAATTTTAGAAGTAACTCTAAAAGCAATTCTTGCAGGGAAATTGGCTTTAATAATACCGGTAATAACGTTTACAGAAGGTCTTTGTGTTGCTACAATTAAGTGAATACCAATAGCTCTTGCAAGTTGTGCTAAACGTGCAATTGGTGTTTCTACTTCTTTACCAGCAGTCATAATTAAATCTGCAAATTCATCAATAACCAAAACAATATAAGGTAAA
Proteins encoded in this region:
- a CDS encoding LolA family protein, with product MKKITILFLSLFLTTITFSQNAEKAKSLLDEVSTTMGAYKNMSISFSQTLSNEDAGIMEGDEPPIRGKITLSGEKYSLNYLGNQFIFDGKKLYVINNDEKEITVTDGDMSGDDGFIYPSKLLTFYKEGYNFEMGDLKNLKGRNIQLVTLSPIDSASDIVKVELAIDAKTKHIYKLIQTGSNGSKTTFTITEFKSNQTLPNNHFSFDEAKYKKLNFSID